The DNA region TCGTTAGAGAGTTTGAACATAACTAGCAAACTTAGTGAAGAATTATGCCAAGAGAGACTTTGAAGACTAGCATCTAGTTTGAAGCTTTGCCCACTAAATAATGGCATGGTCCATAGCACCTTTCGAACTACTAGGTATCTACCAAAAGGTAGAACATGATGATTCCATATCACCATTTCTTGAGGCTTGCAGAATGAAACCCTAGTTGACTTTGTCCAGAAATCTGGGGCTTTGATAAGACAAGTCTGCTTTGGTACAATGTGTGAATCAAATGATCTCCATGTCTTTAGAAACTGAGCTGTCATCAGAAGCTGGGTCATGTGACTAGAGTTTGATACCTTTAGAGTGTGATTCCTTCAAAGGCAATGAACTGGTTCAAATTCTGGTCAATAAGAATCAGACTGAAAATACTTTTCCACATATGCTTTCAATCAGGATTGATTCTATGCTTGTGatcctgcacacttgaacatatgttagtGTATCCAtttgttctttaaatactttgttatcatcaaaaccttaaGGGATATGAACAATCTTGTTACAACATTTGTGTTTTCCAAACCCATGAGGTTATTTGAAATAAGTGCGGTCATCTGCAGTCGTTGTCAGTCAGTCATACCACGTGGAGGTGGTGACACGCAATCTGAAGCTCCTCCATCATGAGAATGTCCAACATCATTAGCAAAATGAGAAGGTAGAATGATGCGAGGGTGTGATGCTATAACGTACCACTCTAAGTAACCGTCCTCACACTACCCATGGAACTGCACCTCCATAACAATATCTCTAATAGTAATGACATTGCTAATAATGATAGACATAAACCATCTATCAATGCCCTAAGATGGAACATAAGAGATTGGTGAAGGGATTCCCTGAACATACTCAAATGGAACCGATACCTCTCAGACAAATATCTAGCCATTGAACTCTCCCATCGCAGATAGCCCCAAAATAAGGACGGGTCATCAAAGTCTCTATGCACTCTATGCTCTATGTAGGATGTTCAGATTCCATCGTTTATAGTCATCGCTTCAATCCTCTGCATGTACTCTTGAAGACCTCCTAGATATGAATGTTTGGCCCTCCATTTGGTGGTATGTGGGGAGACAATGGTATGATAATAAACTTgtgtcataccctgattttgaccctgaattTTTTTTTTCCATCAATCAGTCATTTGAATTTCTCCTCATGAACATTTCACGTTTAAACTCTTCATTTCATGTTGAAAGATCTTTTATTCATTCATGCATGATTAAAATAAATTCCACATGTTCCTCTACACACATTCATATCCTCCATTGTTTGGGTCCTCATTGTTTGTGGATCAACAAAAGGGACCCAAAACATGCAACAATCCTATAAAGTCAGTGACTCATTTCCATTTAAGTGgatcaacaaagaatgaagagAAGGATTTTTCGTCACTGCTATGGCCATTGCCGGCACTAGATGGGCAATTGTTATGTCTCATGGAGTTGGATTCTCAGACCAGAAGAAAACCAACTGATGAATAACAAGAAACAGGTCTATCCTGCTGTTGCTGTTAAGGGAGTTCCAGTGGCTAGAAGAGTGGCGGTGGCCCTTAAACCTGTTCAGAAGAAAGTCACTGCAAAACCAAAGCTTGTGGATGCAATTGATATGATAAGTTCAAAAGAGAGAGACATtagaaaaaaagagaaaaagcaGAACACGAGCCCAAGACGCAGCCTGAAAGATTTACCAAATAAAACGCATCAAAACGGTATTGCTAAAGATACAAAAGCAAGCCCCTGACGGCAACGCCGACGACGAGTAACACCAAAGCCGCTAGCCAAACGCTGTGGCAGGAAATCACAAAACACCCAAGCCAATTACCAATATACCAATCACCATGAAGTTGTCTTGCTGCAAATTGTTGCGCCTGCTAGGACAGATGTCTCTGAACATCAAAAGCTTACAAGCCAGGTGCATGAAATTGTTGGACGCATCAATGGAAGATTTGGAACACTTACTGCTGTCCCGATACACCATCTGGATCGGTCACTTGACTTTCATACGTTACGTGCATCCTATGTAGTTACTGATGTAGCACTTGTTGCGTCATTAAGGTGCAACACAATCCCTTGGTGTTGGTGCTATCTCGGTAAATCATCGGAGAAAGAAACAGTACAAAATAGTGATGGTAAGGTTCGTGTTGGACCTACAAACACAGAAGCTCCTGGCACTGGCAATGGCCATGGAAAAACTCATGTTTCGAATGCCAAGAGCATCAAAGGTCATAGAAAACCTAGTCAAAGTTTTATTGATGTGATTGAACTGCTGCTTGAACCTATATGCACTTGTGTTCCTCCCTTGAAGGACGACTACTACAGAATTCTTATTATTGAGGAAGGTTTAGTTCCTGTGCCATTAATAGGTGCCGTAGCTTATAAGTCATACACCCCACATGTGTAATTGAGACTGCATAAGTCACATAGTTCTTTACTCTTTGAAAAACAACACTTATGATAACCCTAAGGCCAGGTTCGGTTCGTAATATCTGATGCACTTCGAGCTGCATCAGTAGCATCTGCAACGACTACCAATGTCAGCAATTCTTCATGCTTGCGTGAAAGTGAGTGTCGGCTTGAGGTCGTAAGGCTGGCGCAGTTGGTGAAAGTAATGTTCAAATTAATTGTTCTGACTCAGATCAAGGTGGATTAATTGAACTTGAGAAACTGTTAAAGCAGAAGACTTTCACCAGGTCTGAGATTGATCATTTGACAGCCCTTATGCAGTCAAGGACCGTAGATGCACCTATTAGGGGAGGAAGAAGACTCAAAGTGAGTTCTAACATAAGTCCATGAATGCCAAAGTGCTTCATCCATGCTACCGTCGGTAACCGTATACCGCACCAAACCGCCACCGCCGTTTAAACTTCCAGTTCAGTTCCGGATAATGTTAATATGAAGAATTATTGGTTTTTCGAAAACAATTTTAACGGTGTGTCGGAGGAGATTCTTGgtgatgttgttgtttttttaTTTTCCACTTGATGATGACGTGGAAACTGATGTTGTGGAACAAGATTGGAATGATCGATTCAAACACATTGAATAGCCATCTCTTGGTGTTTTCTCAGTACCATCGTTTGATTTGTGCGGTGAAACTCACAATGAGAAACCAAATCTTGTGAACAATTTCTCTGCTTCTGAAATTTCTGATATTGATCGAAGAAATATTGTTAATTCGAGCTTAAAAAGACTGTTGGAGCTAAATATGGCAAAAGCTGGATGCAAATCCATAACAGTGCTAGGTGTGGACTTTATGTCGGAAAATGTGCGCGCCATCCTTGATCAAGTCGGTTTCAATGAGGTCGATGTTTATAGAATGTCAAATGAGCGTATTGGTTGTTCACTGGTTGATGCTGCAACTACCTCTACTTATATGGAGTATCTTGAGCCAGCTTCTAGGTTTACTTCTTTGCATGTCATATACATTAACACTAAGTAGAGACAAAGGCATATGCTCATGAGCTTGTGCCAATAATAACCTGTACCTCATCAAACGTTATCCAGACTATTCTTCAGGCATTTGCCCAAGTTCCAGATTTGAGCATATATTATGGGCCTGATTCTTACATGGGTGCAAATATTATAGAATTGTTCCAACAGATGACAGTAATGACCGATGAAGAGATTGATGTGATACATCCTGAGCACAATGTAGACTCTATTATATCCTTACTACCACGACTTTACTTTTATCAGGATGGATCATGCATTGTTCATCATCTATTTGGCCATGAAGTTGTGGATACGATAAAAGAAATGTATTGTGATGCATTCCTTACTGCCCATCTTGGGTAGCACTCCCATCTACCTTCACCATCTTCAATTTTGGAGAGCAGAAAGTTGTAAAGAACTGGCAGCTAGTGTGTGTTTCTGTTGGTCTTTGGGAAGGGCTTATCATTGGATTTGTTACTGAATACTATACCAGCAATGCATACAGCCCTGTGCAAGATATTGCTGATTCCTGCAGGACTGGTGTTGCTACCAATGTTATCTTTGGTCTTGCCTTGGGATACAAGTCTGTTATCATTCCAATTTTTGCCATTTGCAATTAGTATTTTTGTAAGTTTCAGTTTTGCTGCCATgcatgttgttgctgttgctgcaCTTGGAATGTTGAGTACTATAGCAACCGGATTAGCCATCGATGCATACGGTCCAATCAGTAATAATGTTGGAGGTATTGCCGAGATGGCTGGAATGAGTCACATAATTCCTGAGAGAACCGATGCTCTTGATGCTGCAGGAAACACAACTGCTGCCATTGGAAATGGGTTTGCTATCGGTCCTGCTAGCTTCTTTATCATTATATATAACACCTTTGTCTAGTTCTGGTGATCCTTTGGAAGAAATTGAATCTATTCCTCTAATGGCACGTTGGTATGTTGTATCTGGCCGTCAATATCTTATCCAAATAAAGGTTTTTGCACATGCTCATGGCACACACGAGATTTATATTACAGAGAGTGATGATGTTAAGGTTGATGATTACCAGTCAGATTATTGGAGAGCTGTGCCGGTTTCAATGATATCACCTTAAAACATGGTTGGCGGAATACTAAAATCTTGAAAGCTTATTCTCTAGGACTTGGAAATTTGGCAGCTTCTGTGAACTATCTTGGTGGTGCCAATGACAAAAAGGAGACTATCACAGTTGTTCAAGAAATCATGGATGCTGAGATAAAGGCTGTAGGAGGTTGTGCAAAGGCAACAAGTGACTTCAAATGGTCGTCTTCAGACATATTTACTGCATCTGTCTCCGCTTCCGAAACTGTTGTTGGATCTCATCTTCAAGCTGCGGTGACAATGAAAACAACGAATGGTGCGTTCTTCTACAGATGTGATGCCTTCAATTCTTGGATAAAGTGGAAGGCTGGAAGTGAGTCTTTTGTAATTGTCAATGCATCTCAGGAATTGTCATACTTGGAAACAAGTGCCAAATAGTCAGGTTCATCCATCAAATGATGGTTTTCCCTATTCTTGGACTTACACACATGCTTCTAATATTGGTCAAGCTTTAATCCATGCCATACTTTCTAAGGAATATCACCGATTCATTAATGGTCCTGTTGTCTTAAAAAGCTTCTTTACGTATTGCGGCATATTTACCCTTTATCGTCAGCCAGGCAGGTGATGGAAACCACTTTGGTGGTTATTGGTTTGACTTGGCTCAAGCCGAAAATAATAAGAAATGGCATAACTTGGAGGAGCTATATCTTGCCCCTGGGACAAATTTAGACTTATTACTTGTTGGTGACCTGAACCATGAACAACATTGTTATGTCTGCAGTTGAACTTATTTATTGTTATGCTGAATGCTTGGCTCTGCATGGAAAAGATTCAGGAGTTCACAGTGTAGCACCTGCTGTTGAATTACTCAAGAAGCTTCTTTTTTTTCGTCCGGTGAAGCTATTCAGACTGCTAGCAGTTTGGCCATATCTTCGAGATTGCTTCAGGTCCCTTTTCCAAAACAGACATTGTTAGCTGCAGATGATGGTGTTGAGGGTGTAGTTCCAGTTCCTGGCTCAGCTGACACAAGTGCTAGAAATAACCAGGTCATGGTTGAAGAAGACATTATCGCTTCATCTGTTCAATATTGTTGTGATGGTTGTTCTACTGTATCTATACTTAGGCGAAGGTGGCATTGCATTATTTATCCTGATTTTGATTTGTGCGAGGCTTGCTTTGAAGTACTAGACCGATTTCCTCCACCACACACTAGAGATCATCCTATGACAGCAATTCCAGTTGAAGTGGACTCAGTGAGAGATGGCAATGAATTTCACTTCACACCTGATGACATAAGTAGCACATTCAAGGTTGCAAAATTTGAAGATATGCCAAGACCAAAACCGTGTCAAGCTGCCACAACAACACCACATAAAATCAGTTCAATTCCAAAAAAATGAAAGCACATATTTCATTCAAATGAGTTTACAGTGGTGAAACCTTCTTACCAATAGTAAAGTTTTCAAAATGAAGAGAATTGAGAAGGGGACCACAAGCTAGAATAAGGACAAAATTCAAAACCTCTCCCAGTACAGACACTTCCCACTATTATGAGGAAACACAGCAACACAGCAGAGAGGagatgagtcatatataagagAGACCGCTGTTCATGGAGAAGGGGGCCAGAAAAACCCTAAAGTTTGGATAGCCGCCACTGTTCACCCATAAGGAAGAGAGAATTCTGAAAAACACAAAAGCGCCGTTACTGTTCACTGAGAGAAAGAGGAGTCGACGGCAAGGAGAAGAGAAAGCCATAGTTTTTCTTGGTGGTGAAGAGCGGACAAGAAGATCAAAACCGGTTCAGGTGAAACGCTTACTAACATTCGTCGATCGAACTCGCCGCAACCGGTTAGCTTCCTTTCCGAGCTTTATTTCTATGTTTCGATTATGCTTTGAACTCCATGTTTGATTTAGCAACACCGCTGCCTGTTTGTTTGTGATGTTAACTTGCTGTTAaaattttgattttcaaaatgGAAAGAAAACTGAGCTTTGGTCATTTGCCGTTACTATTTTCAACATGAGCTTTGGTTATTCGTCGATACTGTTTTCAACATGAGCTTTGCTTATTCATCGTACTGTTTTCAACTTTGTGTTTTATTTAAAAGGTTTGGTGCGTCTTTTGTTATATTATGTATTAGCGTTTCAAACTATATAACAAGGATGTTTATCTGGCTGAGTTGGTAAAGGAGTGTTTTGACAAGCTTTTGGTCTCACTACGCCAAAAAAGACCTATGagagcgctttttttggcctttaaaagcgcttaaaagcgctgccgtaggtggcgctgctataggttttagcagcgctttttgtttactaaaaagcgctgctaaaggttgtcaatagagagcgctttttagtaaaaagtgctgctaaaggtggtatatagacaacctttaagagcgctttttactaaaaagcgctctctattgacaacctttagcagcgcttttgagtaaaaagcgctcttaaaggttgtctatataccacctatagcagcgctttttactaaaaagcgctctctattgacaacctatagcagcactttttagtaaaaagcgctctctattgacaacctatagcagcgctttttactaaaaagcgctctctattgacaacctttagcagcgctttttagtaaaaagcgctctctattgacaacctttagcagcgctttttactaaaaagcgctgtcttttcctctagtaaaataacaaaacgctgccttcagtttaagcctaccatttcaacctgtaatattttttgggaataatcccataaacctgtaaatcaagcctctctaattcaagcatttggagtcataattcaagcatttgtaattttttaaaccaacacaagcaaaccaacacaagaatgaacacatttggagtcataattcaagcaaaccaacacaaggatagataggcactgaacacatttggagtcataattcaagcatttgtaatttttaaagcaaaccaacacaagaatgaacacattaatctatccatgaaattaaagatatcactaaaattataaagaactatacacaagtcaaaactaatatgttatacggcctatttggagtcataactaatctgttaaaaatataaagaactatacacttgccaaccagaaaccattcttcatcaaagtattcatgttattttgaaaccattatatactaattaatcttttctcaataaaatattgacacaattcctccttgatttgttccaactgcagtctcgtgtaatgagcacacttgtattcatcaaagtactacataacaaaacataatatgcatgatttagttaaaagtaataaataatatgaaatattcgataaatattaaaacaaatcCTAAGTTATAAATCCATACCGTGATTGGAATCTCTATTTGATTCATATTAATGATTTCCCTCATAAACCTCATTACAAAGTATCCGCAATCGATACCGTTGCGCTGTAGAGGACACtacatagaaaaataaataagaatgtatagttatcttttcttatcaagtagcatcactattataagcaaaattGTGAAAATTAAAGTACCTGCACTTTTATCCACGTAATGTTGCTGGATTTAGTACGTGGTACTCGAGCTTGTCTTTGAGATCGGAACACTTTTATTGatctaacaaaataaaaacatatatttaGAACAATCTCACATAAATATACACGAATATTTAGAACAGTCTCACTTACGTATCAACTAATTGCTTCATATCCGGATAATTTGTCCATTCACCATCTTCACGGGTCCcaattcagttctcattcccatgTTTACCATGTCCTTCCTTACAAGATGTACATGCATTTGCTACTTGCTAGTTATGATGCAGCATCCATTCATTTTAGGGAATATCTAATTGTGAACTATTAATATCATATAATTAGTTATGCATAAAATGACCCATTTAACTTCAAGTTCTCAAGGGTTCAGCACTTCAGCTTATAGTTCTCAATATGCACTCCTAATGTTATACCATAAATGCCACCAAGAAATTTAAGGGTAGTGATTGAAAGAGATTTTCAGTatattttttagtttttattaAATTATTCTCAAATTATGAATATGTAATTGTGTGGAAGCTGGCACTGATCAAAAGGACAGATAAAATCTCCCTTGTAAAAACATTAGGAAAGGCGCGTAAATAACAATATAATTTATTAAATATAACTTACCAAACCAGTATGACCCATCTGACCACATTTGTAACAAGAAATTTCTCCCAGTATTGCATCAGCAGTATTGACACAGCACAAATGGCCAAATGTCTTGCAGAGATAACATTGAATCTCCTAATCAAAcagaagaaagaaagaaagaaagaaaagaatcACTGACTGAGCCATTCATATCCAATGTAAGGCACTATTCTAATGAAAACTAAACCAAAAACCTCTAGCAAATTTGTAATATATgacaaaaaagaaaagaacaaccTTGAGATCATCCGGTGAATAATCATTCCTGCATGAAAACATATCATGCCCAGAATTCCCACACTTCAAGCACACCGTTAAGCTTTTAGGAACACGTGCCGACATGTGCTTCTCTGGACAATCTTTGGCACGGTGGCCACCTTTCTTACAGATATAGCAATTCGTCTACAGAAACATCAAGCAGATCTCAGTATAAACACTTTTAAACCTTCGGAAGCCAATAGGCAAGCAAACATACCTTAGTACATTGCTTTGCAACGTGTCCCAAACCACCACATACATAGCACGGTTTCATCCGCTTCGCTTCTGTACAGTTTACAGCAGCATGACCTTCCTCGCCACAATTATAGCATGCTCCCCAACTACTATCTGGAGGGTCAAAATATCTTGGACCCCGCTGATAGAAAAGAAACATGAAGTGATATACCCAACTAAGCATTCCTCAGCTTACAGTATTTTGAAAATCAATCAATCACATTTCAGATCAAATATATCAACTCACAAGCAGCTTTCGCAGAACCACATTGTCGCCTATCTGACCCGAACTTGCTTCCAAATCCACGGACTCACGGTTCTCTGTAGTTTTGATTATCTCTTCCACCTCTTGATCTGCAGCTACAATAACCTACAGAAAAAAGAAAAGCATTACAAAATATCCAATGTATCTCACCTAAATCCTAGAAACTAAAAAACCTCAAAACTTAAATTAAAAACTTATACAATGCAATTTTTGAACTAATTTCCCATTTTCAGTACAATCATAATCTAATTGATTTCCAAAGGAGTAGTTTGTGTGTCTATTCCAATTTATCAAAATACGCTAAGAAAATTCAATTCTATATAAAATCAATAAAAACAGAAGAAAATAGAACACTTTTTCAGAAATTAGAAGAAACCAAACACAGCATAAGACGTACACTTGAAAACCCAGAGTCCACCATTAG from Lathyrus oleraceus cultivar Zhongwan6 chromosome 1, CAAS_Psat_ZW6_1.0, whole genome shotgun sequence includes:
- the LOC127115913 gene encoding cold shock protein 1 isoform X2, with translation MGKKEKSKANAREHEQVGEATDNLDGASTPSLVFSSDDDDDEANQDLSLRIVEKALRAREAKLATNDAVLNGVDSSLVSPSQQSEFKVMQSDGVLDGSSGITAWEMMEEKKTTKLMVDSGFSSVIVAADQEVEEIIKTTENRESVDLEASSGQIGDNVVLRKLLRGPRYFDPPDSSWGACYNCGEEGHAAVNCTEAKRMKPCYVCGGLGHVAKQCTKTNCYICKKGGHRAKDCPEKHMSARVPKSLTVCLKCGNSGHDMFSCRNDYSPDDLKEIQCYLCKTFGHLCCVNTADAILGEISCYKCGQMGHTGLFTIRYSLK
- the LOC127115913 gene encoding cold shock protein 1 isoform X1; the protein is MGKKEKSKANAREHEQVGEATDNLDGASTPSLVFSSDDDDDEANQDLSLRIVEKALRAREAKLATNDAVLNGVDSSLVSPSQQSEFKVMQSDGVLDGSSGITAWEMMEEKKTTKLMVDSGFSSVIVAADQEVEEIIKTTENRESVDLEASSGQIGDNVVLRKLLRGPRYFDPPDSSWGACYNCGEEGHAAVNCTEAKRMKPCYVCGGLGHVAKQCTKTNCYICKKGGHRAKDCPEKHMSARVPKSLTVCLKCGNSGHDMFSCRNDYSPDDLKEIQCYLCKTFGHLCCVNTADAILGEISCYKCGQMGHTGLINKSVPISKTSSSTTY